One Methylobacterium sp. AMS5 genomic region harbors:
- a CDS encoding winged helix DNA-binding protein, whose translation MSTKAANTALKTTDAAPELQSAAGSYLEALHLVERLHRRLLDVIKDEFDRRGREDVNSVQALLLYNIGDKELTASELRSKGYYLGSNVSYNVKKLVEAGFLHHARSKTDRRSVRISLTPKGREIHDLIQGLYDKHARTIQPIGGISEDDFGRLNQALSRLERFWTDQIRYRL comes from the coding sequence ATGAGCACGAAGGCCGCCAACACCGCCCTCAAGACCACCGACGCCGCTCCGGAGCTTCAGAGTGCCGCCGGCTCCTATCTCGAGGCGCTGCACCTCGTGGAGCGGCTGCACCGCCGCCTCCTCGACGTCATCAAGGACGAGTTCGACCGGCGCGGCCGCGAGGACGTCAACAGTGTCCAGGCGCTGCTGCTCTACAACATCGGCGACAAGGAACTGACCGCGAGCGAGCTGCGCTCGAAGGGCTACTATCTCGGCTCGAACGTGTCCTACAACGTCAAGAAGCTCGTCGAGGCCGGCTTCCTGCACCACGCCCGCTCCAAGACCGACCGGCGCTCGGTGCGCATCAGCCTGACGCCGAAGGGCCGCGAGATCCACGACCTGATCCAGGGCCTCTACGACAAGCACGCCCGCACGATCCAGCCGATCGGCGGTATCTCCGAGGACGATTTCGGCCGCCTCAACCAAGCGCTCTCCCGCCTGGAGCGCTTCTGGACCGACCAGATCCGCTACCGTCTCTGA
- the pqqA gene encoding pyrroloquinoline quinone precursor peptide PqqA, whose protein sequence is MKWSAPIVAEICVGMEVTSYESAEIDTFN, encoded by the coding sequence ATGAAGTGGTCTGCCCCCATCGTTGCCGAGATCTGCGTCGGCATGGAAGTCACCTCCTACGAGTCCGCCGAGATCGACACCTTCAACTAA
- the pqqA gene encoding pyrroloquinoline quinone precursor peptide PqqA, whose translation MKWSAPVVAEICVGMEVTSYESAEIDTFN comes from the coding sequence ATGAAGTGGTCCGCTCCCGTCGTTGCCGAGATCTGTGTCGGCATGGAAGTCACCTCCTACGAGTCCGCTGAGATCGACACCTTCAACTAA
- the serS gene encoding serine--tRNA ligase, translated as MHDIRAIRENPAAFDRDLERRGLAPLSAELIALDDARKGAVSAAQAAQERRNALSKEIGAAKKAKDEARATALMAEVARLKEEAPGLEAAQGEAQKALDDRLAAIPNRPKEDVPLGADEHGNVEYRRFESSRERLAQGRQHFELGEATGLMDFEAAAKLSGSRFVVLKGQLARLERALGQFMLDLHTGEHGYLEVAPPILVRDEAMFGTAQLPKFEDDQFFAGNIPEIEKGVAEAFEYLYGIDPIDSSGTKLSKAIEENERRGVREIVLKYNRRWLVPTAEVPLTNLVRESILAEDELPLRFTALTPCFRAEAGAAGRDTRGMLRQHQFNKVELVSITAPEKSAEEHERMLACAEAVLKKLDLTYRVMTLCTGDMGFASQKTYDIEVWVPGQQTYREISSCSVCGEFQARRMNARYRAKEGRGVGFVHTLNGSGVAVGRALIAVMENYQNPDGSVTIPSALQPYMGGLNRIEGPNH; from the coding sequence ATGCACGACATCCGCGCCATCCGCGAGAACCCGGCGGCCTTCGACCGCGATCTGGAGCGTCGCGGCTTGGCGCCCCTCAGCGCCGAGCTGATCGCCCTCGACGACGCGCGCAAGGGTGCGGTCTCGGCCGCGCAGGCGGCCCAGGAGCGGCGCAACGCGCTCTCCAAGGAGATCGGCGCCGCCAAGAAGGCCAAGGACGAGGCCCGCGCGACCGCGCTGATGGCCGAGGTCGCCCGCCTCAAGGAGGAGGCGCCGGGCCTTGAGGCCGCGCAGGGCGAGGCGCAAAAAGCCCTCGACGACCGCCTCGCCGCGATCCCGAACCGTCCGAAGGAGGACGTGCCCCTCGGCGCCGACGAGCACGGCAATGTCGAGTACCGCCGCTTCGAGTCCTCCCGCGAGCGCCTGGCGCAGGGCCGCCAGCATTTCGAGCTCGGCGAGGCCACCGGCCTGATGGATTTCGAGGCGGCCGCGAAACTCTCCGGCTCGCGCTTCGTGGTGCTCAAGGGTCAACTCGCCCGGCTGGAGCGGGCGCTCGGCCAGTTCATGCTCGACCTGCACACGGGCGAGCATGGTTACTTGGAAGTTGCGCCGCCGATTTTGGTGCGGGACGAGGCAATGTTCGGTACGGCACAACTGCCGAAGTTTGAAGACGATCAGTTTTTTGCCGGCAACATTCCAGAAATTGAGAAAGGTGTCGCGGAAGCATTCGAATATCTCTATGGGATCGATCCGATAGATAGCAGTGGCACCAAATTATCGAAAGCAATAGAAGAAAACGAGCGGCGCGGTGTGCGGGAGATAGTGCTAAAATACAATCGCCGCTGGCTCGTCCCCACGGCGGAAGTCCCGCTCACCAACCTCGTGCGCGAAAGCATCCTGGCGGAGGACGAGCTTCCCCTGCGCTTCACCGCGCTCACCCCCTGCTTCCGCGCGGAGGCCGGGGCGGCGGGGCGCGACACCCGCGGCATGCTGCGCCAGCACCAGTTCAACAAGGTCGAGCTGGTCTCGATCACCGCACCCGAAAAATCGGCCGAGGAGCACGAGCGGATGCTCGCCTGCGCCGAGGCGGTCTTGAAAAAACTCGACCTGACCTATCGGGTCATGACGCTCTGCACCGGCGACATGGGCTTTGCCTCCCAGAAAACCTACGACATCGAGGTCTGGGTGCCCGGCCAGCAGACCTACCGGGAAATCTCGTCCTGCTCGGTCTGCGGCGAGTTCCAGGCGCGGCGGATGAATGCGCGCTACCGGGCCAAGGAGGGCAGGGGGGTCGGCTTCGTCCACACCCTGAACGGCTCCGGCGTCGCGGTCGGCCGCGCGCTGATCGCCGTGATGGAGAACTACCAGAACCCCGACGGCAGCGTCACGATCCCGTCGGCGCTCCAGCCCTACATGGGCGGCCTGAACCGGATCGAGGGACCGAACCACTGA
- the surE gene encoding 5'/3'-nucleotidase SurE — protein MRILVTNDDGIHAPGLETLEGIARALSDDVWIVAPETDQSGVSHSLSLNDPLRLRQIAEKRFAVKGTPSDCIIMGVAHILKDHKPDLVLSGVNRGQNVAEDVTYSGTIAGAMEGTILGIRSIALSQAYGAGGRANLKWACAAAHGPRVIEKILEIGIEPGILVNVNFPDCEPEDVQGVAVSAQGQRNQALLQIDARHDGRGNPYFWLAFAKARFEPGNGTDLKAIAENRISVTPLRLDLTDEPELTRFAAAFRA, from the coding sequence ATGCGCATCCTGGTCACGAACGACGACGGCATCCACGCGCCGGGCCTGGAGACGCTGGAAGGCATCGCCCGGGCACTCAGCGACGACGTCTGGATCGTCGCACCCGAGACCGATCAATCGGGCGTCTCGCACTCGCTCTCGCTCAACGATCCGCTGCGCCTGCGCCAGATCGCGGAGAAGCGCTTCGCGGTGAAGGGCACGCCCTCGGACTGCATCATCATGGGGGTGGCCCACATCCTCAAGGACCACAAACCCGACCTCGTGCTCTCGGGCGTCAACCGCGGCCAGAACGTGGCCGAGGACGTGACCTATTCCGGCACCATCGCCGGGGCGATGGAGGGCACGATCCTCGGCATCCGATCGATCGCGCTGAGCCAAGCCTACGGCGCGGGCGGGCGGGCCAACCTGAAATGGGCCTGCGCCGCCGCGCACGGGCCGCGGGTGATCGAGAAGATCCTGGAGATCGGCATCGAGCCCGGCATCCTCGTCAACGTCAACTTCCCCGATTGCGAGCCGGAGGACGTGCAGGGCGTGGCGGTCTCGGCGCAGGGCCAGCGCAATCAGGCGCTCCTGCAGATCGACGCCCGCCACGACGGGCGCGGCAACCCCTATTTCTGGCTGGCCTTCGCCAAAGCGCGGTTCGAGCCCGGCAACGGCACCGATCTCAAGGCGATCGCCGAGAACCGCATCTCGGTGACGCCGCTGCGGCTCGACCTCACCGACGAGCCGGAACTGACCCGCTTCGCCGCGGCGTTCCGGGCGTGA
- the hemB gene encoding porphobilinogen synthase: MSDATPRPLAIETAREAAPGAGPLSLTQRPRRNRKADWSRRLVREHTLTVDDLIWPLFVIEGQGRREPIASMPGVERLSVDEIVREAERAARLGIPAISFFPYTEPSLRDPTGSEALNRENLVCRAVRAVKRAVPEIGVMTDVALDPYTSHGHDGLIEAGAILNDETVAVLVEQSLIQAEAGTDIIAPSDMMDGRVGAIRTGLDRAGFRDVQIMAYAAKYASAFYGPFRDAIGTSAALVGDKRTYQMDPGNAAEALREVALDLAEGADSVMVKPGLPYLDIITRVKTEFGVPTFAYQVSGEYAMIEAAARNGWLDGDRAMTESLLAFKRAGADGVLTYYAPRVAERLRAGA; this comes from the coding sequence ATGTCTGACGCTACCCCGCGCCCGCTCGCCATCGAGACCGCGCGCGAAGCCGCCCCCGGTGCGGGGCCGCTAAGCCTGACCCAGCGCCCGCGCCGCAACCGCAAGGCGGATTGGTCGCGCCGCCTCGTGCGCGAGCATACCCTGACCGTCGATGACCTGATCTGGCCGCTCTTCGTGATCGAGGGGCAGGGACGCCGCGAGCCGATCGCTTCCATGCCCGGCGTCGAGCGCCTGAGCGTGGACGAGATCGTGCGCGAGGCCGAGCGCGCCGCGCGGCTCGGCATCCCGGCGATCTCGTTCTTCCCCTACACCGAGCCGTCCCTGCGTGACCCGACCGGCTCCGAGGCGCTGAACCGCGAAAACCTCGTCTGCCGGGCGGTGCGGGCGGTCAAGCGCGCGGTCCCCGAGATCGGCGTGATGACCGATGTCGCGCTCGACCCCTATACCAGCCACGGTCATGACGGGTTGATCGAGGCCGGCGCCATCCTCAACGACGAGACCGTGGCGGTGCTGGTCGAGCAGAGCCTGATCCAGGCCGAGGCCGGCACCGACATCATCGCCCCCTCCGACATGATGGACGGGCGCGTCGGCGCGATCCGCACCGGTCTCGACCGGGCCGGCTTTCGCGACGTGCAGATCATGGCCTACGCCGCGAAATACGCCAGCGCGTTCTACGGGCCGTTCCGCGACGCCATCGGCACCAGCGCGGCGCTGGTCGGCGACAAGCGTACCTACCAGATGGATCCCGGCAACGCGGCGGAGGCCCTGCGCGAGGTGGCTCTCGACCTTGCCGAGGGCGCCGACTCGGTGATGGTCAAGCCCGGCTTGCCCTATCTCGACATCATCACCCGCGTGAAGACGGAGTTCGGCGTGCCGACCTTCGCCTATCAGGTGTCGGGCGAGTACGCGATGATCGAGGCTGCCGCCCGCAACGGCTGGCTCGACGGCGACCGCGCCATGACCGAGAGCCTGCTCGCCTTCAAACGCGCGGGCGCCGACGGGGTGCTGACCTACTACGCTCCCCGCGTCGCCGAGCGCCTGCGCGCGGGCGCCTGA
- a CDS encoding enoyl-CoA hydratase/isomerase family protein — translation MSGGQKASQHQASQQGALQRDVREPSAEPEIVFETRGEAGLITLTRPKALNALTLPMVEAMHRQLRAWAGDARVSRVVVRGSGGRAFCAGGDIRQIHALGKAGRHADVMAFWRGEYWLDATVKSYPKPYIALIEGIVMGGGVGISLHGDVRVAAGNYSFAMPETGIGFFPDVGATYALPRLPGCTGRYLALTGARIGAGDALAVGLATHAARADDFETIIERLAGGGAIARAFDGLDAPVTETGPLVAERVQIDACFSADTVTEVLARLDAAARDGSAFAGATAATIRTRSPTSLTIALAQMRRGAGLSFAEAMLAEYRLCERVMRGHDFYEGVRAVIIDKDNRPAWQPATLDAVDAGAIEAAFGPLDGPEPLFDGSQDPHEAAPAAEARP, via the coding sequence ATGTCGGGTGGGCAAAAGGCCTCGCAACATCAGGCCTCGCAGCAAGGGGCCTTGCAACGGGACGTGCGAGAGCCGTCGGCCGAGCCCGAGATCGTGTTCGAAACCCGCGGCGAGGCCGGGCTGATCACCCTGACCCGGCCGAAGGCGCTCAATGCCCTCACGCTGCCCATGGTGGAAGCGATGCACCGGCAGCTCCGGGCCTGGGCGGGGGATGCGCGGGTCAGCCGGGTCGTGGTGCGGGGCTCCGGCGGGCGCGCCTTCTGCGCGGGCGGCGACATCCGCCAGATCCACGCCCTCGGCAAGGCCGGGCGCCATGCCGACGTGATGGCGTTCTGGCGCGGGGAATACTGGCTCGACGCCACCGTGAAGTCCTACCCGAAGCCCTACATCGCCCTGATCGAAGGGATCGTGATGGGCGGCGGCGTCGGCATCTCGCTGCACGGCGACGTGCGGGTCGCGGCCGGGAATTACAGCTTCGCCATGCCCGAGACCGGCATCGGCTTCTTCCCCGATGTCGGCGCGACCTACGCCCTGCCGCGCCTGCCCGGCTGCACCGGGCGCTACCTCGCGCTGACGGGCGCGCGGATCGGCGCGGGCGACGCGCTCGCCGTCGGACTTGCGACCCACGCGGCGCGGGCGGACGACTTCGAGACCATCATCGAGCGGCTGGCGGGGGGAGGGGCGATCGCCCGCGCCTTCGACGGCCTCGATGCGCCGGTGACGGAGACCGGCCCCCTCGTCGCCGAGCGGGTGCAGATCGACGCCTGCTTCTCCGCCGACACCGTCACGGAGGTGCTCGCCCGGCTCGACGCGGCAGCGCGGGACGGCTCCGCTTTTGCCGGCGCGACCGCGGCGACGATCCGCACCCGCTCGCCCACCAGCCTGACCATCGCCCTGGCACAGATGCGCCGCGGGGCCGGCTTGAGCTTTGCCGAAGCGATGCTCGCCGAGTACCGGCTGTGCGAGCGGGTGATGCGCGGGCACGATTTCTACGAGGGTGTGCGGGCGGTGATCATCGACAAGGACAACCGGCCGGCCTGGCAGCCCGCGACCCTGGACGCCGTCGATGCCGGGGCGATCGAGGCCGCCTTCGGCCCGCTCGACGGCCCTGAGCCGCTTTTCGACGGCAGCCAGGACCCGCACGAAGCGGCGCCCGCCGCGGAGGCACGGCCGTGA
- a CDS encoding DUF6163 family protein — protein sequence MRALAKVGSTLDGRGRPGAGAGDRIEGTAPRAQTRWDVVLVWFMRITALVWLVKGLATWGEILDLIPGRTPFADLPMGRQSAIVYFAVIDFVAAVGLWLTSAWGGVVWLLAATSALTLALLTPQLLPMSVPVIAVQASIVAVYFVLSWLAARDVG from the coding sequence GTGAGGGCGCTCGCCAAGGTCGGCTCGACCCTCGACGGGCGCGGACGCCCGGGCGCCGGAGCCGGTGACCGGATCGAGGGCACCGCGCCGCGGGCGCAGACCCGCTGGGACGTGGTGCTGGTCTGGTTCATGCGCATCACCGCGCTGGTCTGGCTGGTCAAGGGACTCGCGACTTGGGGCGAGATCCTCGACCTGATTCCCGGCCGGACGCCGTTCGCCGACCTGCCGATGGGACGGCAATCGGCGATCGTCTACTTCGCGGTGATCGACTTCGTGGCCGCGGTCGGCCTGTGGCTGACGAGCGCCTGGGGCGGCGTGGTCTGGCTGCTCGCCGCGACCTCGGCCCTGACGCTGGCGTTGCTGACGCCGCAGCTCCTGCCGATGTCGGTGCCGGTGATCGCAGTGCAGGCAAGCATTGTCGCTGTTTACTTCGTGTTATCCTGGCTGGCGGCGCGCGATGTAGGCTGA